In Bradyrhizobium lablabi, one DNA window encodes the following:
- a CDS encoding DUF2182 domain-containing protein, translated as MTETSVLEYLLRRDRLIVVAGLAGVVVLACIYLAAGAGMDTDMADMSMDMPMPWSPAYAVLAFVMWWVMMVAMMVPSAAPTLLLFTTIQRKQAASVRPFVEAWVFLSGYLLTWAGFSLVATLAQWGLERAGLLSMAMTSTSAVLGGLILVAAGLYQFTPVKSACLRYCQNPVLFLSRYWQPGAAGALRMGLRNGGYCLGCCWFLMGLLFVAGIMNLVWIAGIALYVAAEKLLPLGQRLSRAAGVALIVSGTIVLARAT; from the coding sequence ATGACCGAGACGTCTGTGCTCGAATATCTGCTGCGGCGCGACCGCCTAATCGTTGTCGCCGGTTTGGCTGGCGTTGTGGTGCTGGCCTGCATCTATCTAGCCGCCGGTGCAGGCATGGATACCGACATGGCCGATATGTCGATGGACATGCCGATGCCGTGGTCGCCGGCCTACGCCGTGCTCGCGTTCGTCATGTGGTGGGTGATGATGGTCGCCATGATGGTGCCGAGTGCCGCCCCCACGCTCCTGTTGTTTACAACCATCCAGCGCAAGCAAGCGGCCTCGGTCCGTCCCTTCGTGGAAGCCTGGGTCTTTCTCAGTGGCTATCTCCTGACATGGGCCGGTTTCAGCCTCGTCGCGACCCTGGCGCAATGGGGGCTCGAGCGCGCCGGGCTGCTGTCGATGGCGATGACCAGCACCAGCGCCGTACTTGGTGGCCTCATCCTGGTTGCCGCAGGGCTTTATCAGTTCACGCCTGTCAAGAGCGCGTGCCTTCGCTACTGCCAGAATCCGGTGCTGTTTTTGAGTCGGTACTGGCAACCTGGCGCCGCGGGAGCTTTGCGTATGGGACTCCGGAACGGCGGCTATTGCCTCGGTTGTTGCTGGTTCCTGATGGGGCTGCTGTTCGTCGCCGGTATCATGAACCTTGTCTGGATTGCCGGCATCGCCCTTTATGTTGCAGCCGAGAAGCTGCTGCCGCTCGGGCAGCGGCTCAGCCGCGCCGCTGGTGTGGCCCTGATCGTATCCGGCACGATCGTTCTTGCGCGCGCAACTTGA